The Terriglobales bacterium genomic interval TGCGTGGGAAGGCGGCAAGGTCGAACAGGTCACAGATGATGCTTACGTTCGTGGCGACCTTACTCCGCTCAGCACGAAGGTGGCAGCCATCGTCCGCGCGGTCGACGTGGCGGACTACCAGCAAGTCCATAAGGGCGACCTGCTCGTCGAACTGCAGGATGATGACTATCGGGCGCAGGTGGATCAGGCCAAAGCGGCAGTTGAAGCAGCGCGTGCCGGCATTGAGGAGAATCTTCGCCAGCGCCAGTTGCAGGATACGCGCATCGCGAAAGCGCTGGCTGGCATCGATCAGGCAAAGGCACAGATTGCAGCCGCCGAGGCTGGCAAGGCAGCTGTGGAGGCCGAGTTGATTCGTGCTCGCTCGGAACGTAAACGCCAGGAAGGGTTGTATCAGACTCACTCGACGACCGAGCAGAACCTCGAGACCGCTGTCGCCGCCGAAGGAAGCCTCTCCGCACAATTTGCCAGCCGTGACGCCGATCTCAATCAGGCGCAAACCATGCTGCGTAGTAGTGAACTCGCTGCCGAGGCCGAGCGACGCAGCAAAGACGTTCTCGAATCCCGGGAGTCCCAACTTCAGGCCGATCTTCACGCCAAGCAGGCCAGCCTTGTCGCAGTTGAGGTGAACCTTGGCTACACCAAAATTAACGCTCCCGCCGACGGCACAGTGGGCGAACGGCAAGTTCGCCCTGGGCAACTCGTCTCCCCCGGCACCCAGGTCATCTCCTTGGTTGCTCTCACAAAGTGGGTCGAAGCGAACTATCGCGAAACACAGTTGACCAATGTGAAAATTGGGGACGCTGCCGAACTACGTATTGACGAATATCCCGGACAATTCATTCGCGGCAAAGTGGTCGAGATCGCGCCCGCCAGCGGATCGCAATTTGCTCTGTTGCCGCCCGACAACGCCACGGGCAATTTCACCAAAGTCGTGCAGCGAATTCCCGTCAAGATCGCGCTGGACGATCCGGCGGTCGCGGCGAGGCTGCGTCCGGGACTTTCTGTGGTAGCAGCTGTTCGCACCAGACCATAACCGGAAATCTATGGCGGCTTCGACCATCACAATTCGCCCGTCTGCGGTAGAGATCGCGCGTGCGGCCGCCGCGGCTATGCCGTCTGAAGTATCGACGCGTCCCTTGCTCGGTATTCTGGGAGTCGTCACTGGCGCCGGACTGGTCACCCTTGCCGGCCGGATGCTGAGTCTCGGCCTTGCCGATTTGAAGGGGCACGTTGGCATAAGCTTCGACGATGGCGCCTGGCTCGACAGTGCTTTCAATGCATCGCTCATGTTTATCGGTCCGTTCACTGTCTACCTCGGAGGGCTGCTGGGGCCGCGGCGCGTACTACTATTTGCGGCAGGACTTTTCACCGCAACCTCTCTCTTTCTCCCGCTCATCCATAGCTACAGTCTTCTGGTTGCTGCGCTGATCGTCGCCGGGCTGACCTCAGGCACTTTCTACCCGCTCACACTGACGTTCGCCCTTCGCAACATTCCGTTGCGCTACCTTCCTTTCACCATCGCCCTTTACGCGACCTTTGTGGACGGGGCGGTTAATATCGCGCCTTCGCTCTACGGTTGGTACCGAGACCACCTATCGTGGCAGTGGATGTTCTGGAATTCGGCGGCAATTGCGCCGGTGATGATGATATGCATCTACTTCGGTATTCCGCCGCTGCCACCGCGCAAGAAAGGCGGTTCTGCCCCCAGCTTCATTGGGTTCCTTTACCTCAGCGCGGGATTGGCCCTGATTTTTGCTGCTTTTCAGCAAGGCCAGCGACTCGACTGGTGGCGCTCCGGCGTGTTCAACGCCTGGTTCTGGTCTGGATCTTTTTTTCTCTTGTGTTCGCTGGTTCGGAGACTACGCGCTCCTAATCCCCTCGTGGCTCTGCCTTATTTGCTAAAGCGGAACACCGTCCTGCTTGGCTGCCTGCTCTTCTGGTTCCGCTTCACGCTCTGTACAACCATCATCCTCATTCCACAGTCGATGGCCGTTCGCGGCTTCGAGGCCGACCAGATTGGTCCCGCGATTATCTGGAGCGCTCTTCCCCTTATACCCATCGCGGTTATCGCTGCGCTTCTGCTATTACGCAAGCATGACCCCAGAGTGCTCTTCGCCATCGGCCTTGCTTGTACGGCGTTCGCTGCCTGGTTGTGCTCGCAATACACCACCGTGTGGGCGGCGGAGAACTTCTACCGCACGGAATTGCTCGTCGGCGTCGGGCAAGCTTTTGCGTTCATCGGCCTGGTCGGCTGCATTGTGCTGCAGGCAATCTTCGCGGGGGCTTTGGCCAAACCTGAGTGGGTCCTGACATTTTCGGCCTTCTTTCACGTCGTTCGCATATTCGGCGGCACAGTAGGCGCCATTTACATGGGCCACTTCATCGCTCAGAGAGAGAAGCTGCACTCGAACCTCTTGGGACTTCACGTCAGCGGTGGCAACTGGATCACCGATCAGAACATTCGTGCCATGACGGCGGGCCTCTACGCCAAATCTTCCGGCATTGCCGCCGCCAGCGCGCGCGCCATCGATCTGATTGCAGCCCGGCTGCGGCTCCAAGCGTACAGCTTGAGCCTGGTCGACGGATTTCTGCTGATCGCCTGGAGTTGCTTTTGCGCCTTGATCCTTGTCGCTTTGCTGCGCAAGTCACCCCTGAACTACGGCGATCTCAGCGCCGTGCAACAGATTCCCGGCGCCGGGAAGAGGTCAAATCAATGAAACCAAATGCGGCACTATTCGTGTTAGCAGCGACGGCCTTTTTCGCCTGCATGGCGGCGGCCCAGGAAATAAGCAATACGGCCCCTCCGCCGCGCCAGATTACACTGCAGGAAGCTGTTCAGTTAGCG includes:
- a CDS encoding HlyD family secretion protein, translated to AWEGGKVEQVTDDAYVRGDLTPLSTKVAAIVRAVDVADYQQVHKGDLLVELQDDDYRAQVDQAKAAVEAARAGIEENLRQRQLQDTRIAKALAGIDQAKAQIAAAEAGKAAVEAELIRARSERKRQEGLYQTHSTTEQNLETAVAAEGSLSAQFASRDADLNQAQTMLRSSELAAEAERRSKDVLESRESQLQADLHAKQASLVAVEVNLGYTKINAPADGTVGERQVRPGQLVSPGTQVISLVALTKWVEANYRETQLTNVKIGDAAELRIDEYPGQFIRGKVVEIAPASGSQFALLPPDNATGNFTKVVQRIPVKIALDDPAVAARLRPGLSVVAAVRTRP
- a CDS encoding MFS transporter yields the protein MAASTITIRPSAVEIARAAAAAMPSEVSTRPLLGILGVVTGAGLVTLAGRMLSLGLADLKGHVGISFDDGAWLDSAFNASLMFIGPFTVYLGGLLGPRRVLLFAAGLFTATSLFLPLIHSYSLLVAALIVAGLTSGTFYPLTLTFALRNIPLRYLPFTIALYATFVDGAVNIAPSLYGWYRDHLSWQWMFWNSAAIAPVMMICIYFGIPPLPPRKKGGSAPSFIGFLYLSAGLALIFAAFQQGQRLDWWRSGVFNAWFWSGSFFLLCSLVRRLRAPNPLVALPYLLKRNTVLLGCLLFWFRFTLCTTIILIPQSMAVRGFEADQIGPAIIWSALPLIPIAVIAALLLLRKHDPRVLFAIGLACTAFAAWLCSQYTTVWAAENFYRTELLVGVGQAFAFIGLVGCIVLQAIFAGALAKPEWVLTFSAFFHVVRIFGGTVGAIYMGHFIAQREKLHSNLLGLHVSGGNWITDQNIRAMTAGLYAKSSGIAAASARAIDLIAARLRLQAYSLSLVDGFLLIAWSCFCALILVALLRKSPLNYGDLSAVQQIPGAGKRSNQ